Proteins encoded within one genomic window of Fusobacterium russii ATCC 25533:
- a CDS encoding bifunctional riboflavin kinase/FAD synthetase, which produces MIVIDDILTSNLDFEDTYVAIGNFDGVHYGHKKLIRETVRKSKKNSKMSVVFTFANHPMEVLHKDRKFNHINTNEEKLYLLEALGVDCVVLQNLNNHFLEYSPSEFIEILKNKLKVKEIFVGFNFSFGKGGLGKISDLKNLAKLYNIDVTEVEPVMIDNQVVSSSLIRKKIMESDFEGAIKFLGHPMLVIGEVVHGRKIARQLGFPTANININNRLFPPFGIYGAYLQIGNKDSELLYGAVNIGCNPTLKAGEISLEVHILDFDKDIYGKKIYIQIVKFMRKERKFNSVDELKSTIAADVNRWKEHKREMKYGSPIEIR; this is translated from the coding sequence ATGATAGTTATAGATGACATACTTACATCTAATTTGGATTTTGAAGATACTTATGTAGCAATAGGCAATTTTGACGGTGTTCATTATGGGCATAAAAAGCTAATAAGAGAAACTGTAAGAAAGTCCAAAAAAAACTCTAAAATGTCTGTAGTTTTTACTTTTGCAAATCATCCCATGGAAGTTTTGCATAAAGATAGAAAGTTTAATCACATCAATACAAATGAAGAAAAACTATACCTACTGGAAGCTTTAGGAGTAGACTGTGTAGTTTTACAAAATTTGAATAACCATTTTTTAGAATACAGTCCTTCAGAATTTATTGAAATCTTAAAAAATAAATTAAAAGTGAAAGAGATTTTTGTAGGTTTTAATTTTAGTTTTGGAAAAGGTGGGCTTGGAAAAATATCAGATTTAAAGAATTTGGCTAAACTATATAATATCGATGTAACTGAAGTAGAGCCTGTAATGATAGATAACCAAGTTGTGAGTTCATCTCTTATTAGAAAAAAAATTATGGAATCAGATTTTGAAGGTGCTATAAAATTTTTAGGTCACCCTATGCTTGTTATAGGTGAAGTCGTACATGGCAGAAAAATTGCAAGACAACTTGGTTTTCCAACAGCTAATATAAATATCAATAATAGACTTTTCCCTCCTTTTGGGATTTATGGTGCATACCTACAAATAGGAAATAAGGACTCTGAACTTTTATATGGAGCAGTAAATATAGGCTGCAATCCAACATTAAAAGCCGGTGAAATAAGTTTAGAAGTCCATATATTAGATTTTGATAAAGATATATATGGGAAAAAAATATATATCCAAATCGTAAAATTTATGAGAAAAGAACGTAAATTTAATTCAGTCGATGAATTAAAGTCAACCATAGCTGCTGATGTTAATAGATGGAAAGAACATAAAAGAGAGATGAAATATGGAAGTCCTATTGAAATTAGATAA
- the whiA gene encoding DNA-binding protein WhiA codes for MSYSSNVKIEITKKLPPTKLECLAELFGMFESKNAIFENKIEIKIENSTFAKRLYSLIKNVSSLKTGIKYSVSKKFMEHNVYTITVYQQKGIRDFINSLKFSYLDILQNEEIYKGYIRGVFISCGYIKDPKKEYSLDLFLDNEALADKVYNLLFSKKKKVSKTKKKNKVLVYLRNSEDIMDILVLMDALQHFFAYEETTIIKNLKNKTIREMNWEVANETKTLNTGNSQIKMIKYIGEKIGLNNLSPVLEEAAFFRLNNPESSLQELADMIKISKSGIRNRFRRIEEIYNSLLEEEKRK; via the coding sequence GTGTCATACAGTTCAAATGTTAAAATAGAGATTACAAAGAAATTACCTCCAACGAAGCTAGAGTGTTTGGCTGAACTGTTTGGAATGTTTGAAAGTAAAAATGCTATTTTTGAAAATAAAATTGAGATAAAAATAGAAAATTCCACCTTTGCAAAAAGGTTATATTCTCTTATTAAAAATGTGAGTTCCTTAAAAACAGGGATAAAATATTCTGTTTCTAAAAAATTTATGGAGCATAATGTCTATACCATCACAGTATACCAACAAAAAGGCATTAGAGATTTTATTAATAGTTTAAAATTCTCATACTTGGATATACTTCAAAACGAAGAGATATACAAAGGCTATATAAGAGGAGTTTTTATCAGTTGTGGTTATATAAAAGACCCCAAAAAAGAGTATTCGTTGGACTTATTCTTAGACAATGAAGCACTTGCGGATAAAGTCTATAACCTTCTTTTTTCTAAAAAGAAAAAAGTATCTAAGACCAAGAAAAAAAATAAAGTTTTAGTCTATCTTAGAAACTCCGAAGACATAATGGATATTTTGGTACTTATGGATGCTCTTCAACATTTTTTTGCTTATGAAGAAACAACTATAATAAAAAATTTAAAAAATAAAACTATAAGAGAAATGAACTGGGAAGTAGCAAATGAAACCAAAACTCTAAATACTGGAAATAGTCAAATAAAAATGATAAAATACATTGGTGAAAAAATAGGTCTTAATAATTTGAGCCCTGTTTTAGAAGAGGCTGCATTTTTTAGACTGAACAATCCAGAAAGTTCTTTACAAGAACTTGCAGATATGATAAAAATATCTAAATCAGGAATCAGAAATAGATTTAGAAGAATTGAAGAAATTTATAATTCTTTATTGGAAGAAGAAAAAAGAAAATAG
- the polA gene encoding DNA polymerase I, translating into MKKAVLLDVSAIMYRAYFANLNFRTKNEPTGAVYGFMNTFMSILKEFNPDYVAAAFDVKRASLKRTEIFGEYKSNRESAPEDLIRQIPRIEELLDCFNVKRYKIEGYEADDILGSLAKKLAEQDIEVYIVTGDKDLSQLVEKNINIALLGKGNEGEKFGILKNEEDVVNYLGVKPDKIPDLFGLIGDKSDGIPGITKIGEKKALALLSKYDSLEKIYENIEDLKNIDGIGPSLIKNICNEKDLAFMSRELAKISADLNLDIKIENLNFEMDKFKLYKLFKELEFKMFIKKLNLESEQIQESLFRNLSNSDVIIEDKNSINLDKKVKKTTEILLEEREFTIIDDVDLLEKERIYFNNYVEKFASIYFEEAGIALSTKDRDFYFPLFHEGLLVKNIEKEILADFLKNLDINFISYNIKNILNLNFDFKNNYSDLMISYHLISSQTKVDPFLPISEYSELNLQDFKSIFGRQSAKLISGEDYGKYLTRISLGLLLICDELDNILEENDLKTVLEDIENPLIKVLSYMEKNGIKIDKEYFKNYSLELELELGKIEKLIYEEAGETFNINSPKQLGEILFEKMNLPSGKKTKTGFSTDVSVLEDLEYGGFNIAKLILDYRKLNKLKNTYVDTLPTMTDSGSRIHTTFNQIGTVTGRLSSSDPNLQNIPVKTEDGIKIREGFIADKGKKLLSIDYSQVELRVLASLSKDENLVKAYKEGKDLHKLTAQKIFSLAESDEVSREQRIIAKIINFSIIYGKTAFGLSKELKIPVKDASEYINKYFEQYSRVASFEREIIEFAEENGFVKTLFGRKRLINGINSKNKNIKSQAERMAINTVIQGTAAEILKKVMIKIYDILKDKQDIKLLLQVHDELIFEVEDNSIEKYSNILSDIMTKTVSLEDVNLEININIGKNWAEAK; encoded by the coding sequence ATGAAAAAAGCTGTTCTTTTAGATGTCAGTGCAATAATGTATAGAGCATATTTTGCAAATTTGAATTTCAGAACAAAAAACGAACCAACAGGAGCCGTATATGGATTTATGAATACTTTTATGAGTATTTTAAAAGAGTTTAATCCGGATTATGTTGCTGCAGCTTTTGATGTAAAAAGGGCTTCTTTGAAAAGAACAGAAATTTTTGGAGAATATAAATCAAATAGAGAATCTGCACCTGAGGATTTAATTAGACAGATTCCTAGAATAGAAGAACTTTTAGATTGTTTTAATGTTAAAAGATATAAAATAGAAGGCTATGAAGCCGATGATATTTTAGGTTCTTTAGCAAAAAAATTAGCTGAACAAGATATAGAAGTTTATATAGTAACCGGGGACAAAGACCTTTCACAATTAGTTGAAAAAAATATAAATATAGCTCTACTTGGCAAAGGAAACGAAGGAGAAAAATTCGGTATTCTAAAAAATGAAGAAGATGTTGTAAATTATTTAGGTGTAAAGCCTGATAAAATTCCAGATTTATTTGGTCTAATAGGTGATAAAAGTGATGGAATACCCGGAATTACAAAAATTGGAGAAAAAAAAGCACTGGCATTGTTATCTAAATATGACAGTCTTGAAAAAATATATGAAAATATTGAGGACTTAAAAAATATAGACGGAATAGGTCCTTCACTTATAAAAAATATATGCAATGAAAAAGACTTGGCTTTTATGAGCAGAGAACTGGCTAAAATTTCTGCTGATTTAAATTTAGATATCAAAATAGAAAACTTAAATTTTGAAATGGATAAATTTAAACTTTATAAATTATTTAAAGAATTAGAATTTAAAATGTTTATAAAAAAACTTAACTTAGAAAGTGAACAAATTCAAGAAAGTTTATTTAGAAATTTAAGTAATTCAGATGTGATAATTGAAGATAAGAATTCAATAAATTTAGATAAAAAAGTTAAAAAAACAACAGAAATCCTTTTAGAAGAAAGAGAATTTACAATCATTGATGATGTTGACCTTTTAGAAAAGGAAAGAATATACTTTAATAACTATGTTGAAAAATTTGCCAGCATATATTTTGAAGAAGCAGGAATTGCTTTAAGTACAAAGGACAGAGATTTTTATTTCCCTCTGTTTCACGAAGGGCTTTTGGTTAAAAATATAGAGAAAGAAATTTTAGCAGACTTCCTTAAAAATTTAGATATAAACTTTATTTCATACAATATAAAAAATATCTTAAATTTAAATTTTGACTTTAAAAATAACTATAGTGATTTAATGATAAGCTATCATCTAATAAGTTCACAAACAAAGGTAGATCCTTTCCTTCCGATTTCAGAATATTCAGAATTAAATCTCCAAGATTTTAAATCAATTTTTGGAAGACAAAGTGCTAAACTTATATCAGGTGAAGACTATGGTAAATACTTAACTAGAATATCACTAGGTTTACTTTTAATCTGTGATGAACTTGATAATATACTGGAAGAAAATGATTTGAAAACTGTTTTGGAGGATATAGAGAATCCTCTTATTAAAGTTCTTTCATATATGGAGAAAAATGGGATAAAAATTGATAAAGAATATTTTAAGAATTATTCTTTAGAGCTGGAGTTAGAACTTGGGAAAATAGAAAAGCTGATATATGAAGAAGCAGGGGAAACATTTAACATTAACTCTCCTAAACAACTGGGAGAAATCTTATTTGAAAAAATGAATTTACCTAGCGGAAAAAAAACTAAGACCGGATTTTCAACAGATGTCAGTGTTCTTGAAGATTTAGAATATGGTGGTTTTAATATAGCAAAGCTAATTCTTGATTACAGAAAACTTAACAAATTAAAAAATACTTATGTCGATACTCTCCCTACGATGACTGACAGCGGTTCAAGAATACATACAACATTTAATCAGATTGGAACAGTTACAGGTAGACTTTCTTCGTCTGATCCAAATTTACAGAACATTCCAGTAAAGACGGAAGATGGTATTAAAATACGTGAAGGCTTTATTGCAGATAAAGGAAAGAAACTTTTAAGTATAGATTATTCTCAGGTTGAATTGAGGGTTCTAGCCTCACTATCAAAGGATGAAAATCTTGTTAAAGCTTATAAAGAAGGAAAAGATTTACATAAACTGACAGCACAGAAAATTTTCTCATTAGCTGAAAGTGATGAGGTTAGCCGTGAACAAAGAATAATAGCTAAAATTATTAATTTTAGTATAATTTATGGGAAAACTGCTTTTGGATTATCAAAAGAACTAAAAATACCTGTGAAAGATGCATCAGAATATATAAATAAATACTTTGAACAATATTCCAGAGTAGCTTCTTTTGAAAGAGAAATAATAGAATTTGCAGAAGAAAATGGTTTTGTAAAAACTCTATTTGGAAGAAAAAGACTTATAAATGGAATAAATTCAAAAAATAAAAATATAAAATCTCAAGCCGAAAGAATGGCTATTAATACTGTCATACAGGGAACGGCAGCTGAAATTCTAAAGAAAGTTATGATAAAAATCTATGATATATTAAAAGATAAACAAGATATAAAGCTTCTTTTACAGGTTCATGACGAACTTATTTTTGAGGTTGAAGATAATTCCATTGAAAAATACTCAAATATTTTATCTGATATAATGACAAAAACAGTTTCTTTAGAAGATGTGAATTTAGAAATAAATATAAATATCGGAAAAAATTGGGCAGAAGCAAAGTAG
- the miaB gene encoding tRNA (N6-isopentenyl adenosine(37)-C2)-methylthiotransferase MiaB produces MKKASIITYGCQMNVNESAKIKKIFQNLGYTVTDDIEDSDAVFLNTCTVREGAATQIFGKLGELKQLKEKKGTIIGITGCFAQEQGRELIKKFPIIDIVMGNQNIGRIPQAIEKIENNEGSHEVYTDNEDELPPRLDAAFESDQTASISITYGCNNFCTFCIVPYVRGRERSVPLSEIIQDVEHYVKKGAKEIVFLGQNVNSYGKDFKNGDNFAKLLNEVCKVEGDFIVRFVSPHPRDFTDDVIDTIKNNEKIARCLHLPLQSGSTRILRKMNRGYTKEKFVALAEKIKKKIPDVALTTDIIVGFPGETEEDFLDTIDVVKRISFDNSFMFMYSIRKGTKAATMEEQIDEETKKERLQRLIEVQNECSLNESKTYKNKIVKVLVEGPSKKNKEVLSGRTSTNKVVLFKGDLSLRGQFVNVKINECKTWTLYGEIV; encoded by the coding sequence GTGAAAAAGGCATCAATTATTACTTACGGATGTCAGATGAACGTAAATGAAAGTGCGAAAATAAAAAAAATTTTTCAAAATTTAGGATATACAGTCACTGATGATATAGAGGATTCTGACGCAGTTTTTTTAAATACATGTACAGTCAGAGAAGGAGCAGCAACACAAATTTTTGGTAAGCTTGGCGAGCTTAAGCAATTAAAAGAAAAAAAAGGAACTATAATCGGTATAACAGGTTGTTTTGCTCAAGAACAGGGAAGAGAGCTCATCAAAAAATTTCCTATTATAGATATAGTTATGGGAAATCAAAATATTGGCAGAATTCCACAAGCGATAGAAAAAATTGAAAATAATGAAGGAAGTCATGAAGTTTATACGGATAATGAAGATGAATTACCACCAAGACTAGATGCCGCCTTTGAATCAGATCAAACTGCTTCAATTTCAATAACTTATGGTTGTAATAATTTCTGCACTTTTTGCATAGTACCCTATGTAAGAGGAAGAGAAAGATCGGTACCACTTAGTGAAATTATTCAAGATGTTGAACATTATGTAAAAAAAGGTGCTAAAGAAATAGTTTTTCTAGGTCAAAATGTTAATTCATATGGAAAAGATTTTAAAAATGGAGATAACTTCGCTAAGCTTCTAAATGAAGTTTGTAAAGTCGAAGGAGATTTTATAGTTAGATTTGTTTCTCCTCACCCTAGAGATTTTACAGATGATGTTATAGATACTATTAAAAATAATGAAAAAATAGCTAGATGCTTACATCTTCCATTACAATCAGGTTCAACAAGAATTTTAAGAAAGATGAATAGAGGTTATACTAAAGAAAAATTTGTAGCTCTAGCAGAAAAAATAAAAAAGAAAATTCCTGATGTAGCTCTTACAACAGATATAATTGTTGGTTTTCCAGGAGAAACTGAGGAAGATTTTTTGGATACAATAGATGTAGTTAAAAGAATTAGTTTTGATAATTCGTTTATGTTTATGTATTCTATAAGAAAAGGAACTAAAGCTGCTACTATGGAAGAGCAGATAGATGAGGAAACGAAGAAGGAAAGATTGCAAAGGCTTATAGAAGTTCAAAATGAATGTTCATTGAATGAAAGTAAAACTTATAAAAATAAGATTGTTAAAGTTTTGGTGGAAGGACCGAGTAAAAAGAATAAAGAAGTCTTATCAGGAAGAACTTCTACTAATAAAGTTGTTCTATTTAAAGGGGACTTATCTTTAAGAGGACAATTTGTAAATGTTAAAATTAATGAGTGTAAAACTTGGACTCTTTATGGTGAAATAGTATAG
- the rho gene encoding transcription termination factor Rho: MNIIDSFLLKDLIEIAKDLDLNIANNLKKSELRQIIDRHFEENQTILASGILDIIADGYGFLRNTTVEKDIYISSSQIKKFKLRKNDVVLGEVRKPVGDEKNYAIRRILKVNNSNLESAEMRVPFEELTPTYPTQKLILGKDKENVTGRILDLICPIGMGQRALIIAPPKAGKTTFISTIANSLIKDNKNCEVWILLIDERPEEVTDIRENVSGAQVFSSTFDDDPKNHIKVTEEVIETAKTRVENGENIIILLDSLTRLARAYNIVVPSSGKLLSGGIDPHALYHPKNFFGAARNIKNGGSLTIIATILIDTGSKMDEVIYEEFKSTGNCDIYLDRNLSELRIFPAINIEKSGTRKEELLLGKTDLEKIWKLRRQLTSLENKTTAILSLIKLIKMSKNNQELLDNYKI, from the coding sequence ATGAATATTATAGATAGTTTTCTTTTAAAAGATTTAATTGAGATTGCGAAAGATTTAGATTTAAATATAGCTAATAATTTAAAAAAAAGTGAACTTAGGCAAATTATAGATAGACATTTTGAGGAAAATCAGACTATTCTAGCTAGTGGAATTTTAGATATAATTGCAGATGGTTACGGATTTTTAAGAAATACGACTGTCGAAAAAGATATTTATATTTCTTCATCTCAAATAAAAAAGTTTAAGCTTAGAAAAAATGATGTTGTGTTAGGTGAAGTGAGGAAACCTGTCGGTGATGAAAAAAATTATGCTATAAGACGCATATTAAAAGTTAACAATTCTAATCTTGAGTCAGCTGAAATGAGAGTTCCCTTTGAGGAACTTACTCCCACTTATCCTACTCAAAAATTAATTCTTGGAAAAGACAAGGAAAATGTTACAGGAAGAATTTTAGACTTAATATGCCCTATAGGAATGGGACAAAGAGCATTGATTATAGCACCTCCGAAAGCCGGGAAAACGACATTTATAAGTACTATTGCCAATTCTCTTATAAAGGATAATAAGAATTGTGAAGTCTGGATTTTACTTATAGATGAAAGACCGGAAGAAGTAACGGATATTAGAGAAAATGTAAGCGGTGCTCAAGTTTTTTCTTCTACATTTGACGATGATCCTAAAAATCATATTAAAGTTACGGAAGAAGTTATTGAAACTGCTAAAACAAGAGTTGAAAATGGTGAAAATATAATAATTTTACTTGACTCCCTAACTAGACTTGCAAGAGCATATAACATTGTTGTTCCTTCTAGTGGAAAACTTTTATCAGGGGGAATTGACCCACATGCACTTTATCATCCTAAAAATTTTTTTGGTGCAGCCAGGAATATAAAAAATGGAGGAAGTCTTACTATAATAGCAACTATATTAATAGATACCGGAAGTAAGATGGATGAGGTGATTTATGAAGAGTTTAAATCTACTGGAAATTGTGATATATATTTAGATAGAAATTTATCAGAACTTCGTATATTTCCAGCGATTAATATAGAGAAATCAGGAACACGAAAAGAAGAATTACTTTTAGGAAAAACTGATTTGGAAAAAATTTGGAAATTAAGAAGACAATTAACAAGCTTAGAGAACAAAACAACAGCTATTCTTTCCTTAATAAAACTTATAAAAATGAGTAAGAACAATCAAGAATTGCTAGATAATTACAAAATATGA
- a CDS encoding M23 family metallopeptidase, translating to MKKVLKKFFICSLTLTVAILSARLYKIRNTEILDTSTFTDYFQLDESDNGGLELVLESFTTFKKEYDFSEKIVKPIEAVELIEYKVVSGDTLEKIANKFNISVDTIKINNKNARTGKLKVGQAFTFPSQDGFYYKIRKNDTISKIAKLYGIKAADIINFNDIDPKKLKAGAKIFLKGVSYKKFMEVEQAGAEPKKKTEKSSKKGTSSGSGSQASSGGSSSGFAYPVKFSGVASPFGNRFHPVLKKYILHTGVDFIAKYIPLRASKEGTVTFAGNMSGYGKIIIIKHSNGYETRYAHLSVISTKVGEYVNKGDLIGKTGASGRVTGPHLHFEIRKDGVPKNPMKYL from the coding sequence ATGAAAAAAGTACTAAAAAAGTTTTTTATTTGTTCTCTTACTTTAACAGTGGCTATTTTATCAGCAAGATTATATAAAATAAGAAATACTGAAATTCTTGATACTTCGACTTTTACTGACTATTTCCAATTAGATGAGTCTGATAATGGAGGATTGGAGTTAGTCCTTGAAAGCTTTACAACATTTAAAAAAGAATATGATTTTTCTGAAAAAATAGTAAAGCCTATAGAGGCAGTTGAACTTATTGAATATAAAGTTGTTTCTGGTGATACTTTAGAAAAGATTGCAAATAAATTTAATATTTCTGTTGATACGATAAAAATTAATAATAAGAATGCTCGAACGGGGAAATTGAAAGTTGGTCAAGCTTTTACATTTCCTTCTCAAGATGGATTTTACTATAAAATTAGAAAGAATGATACAATTTCAAAGATTGCTAAGCTGTACGGAATAAAAGCGGCAGATATAATAAATTTTAATGATATAGACCCTAAAAAATTAAAAGCAGGAGCTAAGATTTTTTTAAAGGGAGTAAGCTATAAAAAATTTATGGAAGTTGAGCAGGCTGGAGCTGAACCAAAGAAAAAGACGGAAAAGAGTTCCAAAAAAGGAACTTCCAGTGGTAGTGGTTCTCAAGCTTCATCTGGAGGCTCTTCATCAGGCTTTGCTTATCCGGTTAAGTTTTCCGGAGTAGCCAGTCCTTTTGGGAACAGATTTCACCCAGTTTTAAAAAAATATATTTTACATACAGGAGTTGACTTTATTGCAAAATATATACCACTTAGAGCTTCCAAGGAAGGTACTGTAACTTTTGCAGGAAATATGAGTGGATATGGGAAAATTATTATTATTAAACATAGTAATGGATATGAGACAAGGTATGCTCATTTAAGTGTTATTTCTACTAAAGTTGGGGAGTATGTTAATAAAGGGGACTTAATCGGGAAAACAGGAGCTTCAGGTAGAGTTACAGGCCCTCATCTTCACTTTGAAATCAGAAAAGATGGAGTACCTAAAAACCCAATGAAATATTTATAA
- the ispG gene encoding flavodoxin-dependent (E)-4-hydroxy-3-methylbut-2-enyl-diphosphate synthase, whose amino-acid sequence MKRETRVVQIRDLKIGGNNNIIVQSMTNTNTADIKATVEQINDLEKAGCELVRLTVNNIKAAEAIKEIKKSISIPIVADIHFDYKLALLAIENGIDKLRINPGNIGSDENVEKVVKAAKEKNIPIRIGVNSGSIEKEILGKYGKPCADALVESAMYHVRLLEKFNFFDIVISLKSSNVKMMIEAYRKIAKLTNYPLHLGVTEAGTKFQGTVKSAIGIGALLIDGIGDTIRVSLTENPIEEIKVAKEILKVLDLTNEGVEIISCPTCGRTEIDLIALAKEVEREFENEKKKFSVAVMGCVVNGPGEAKEADYGIAAGRGTGILFKKGEVIKKVAEKDLLEELKKLIREDVYL is encoded by the coding sequence ATGAAAAGGGAAACTAGAGTAGTTCAAATAAGAGATTTGAAAATAGGTGGAAATAATAATATTATAGTTCAATCTATGACAAACACAAATACAGCAGATATAAAAGCAACTGTTGAGCAGATTAATGATTTGGAAAAAGCCGGTTGTGAACTTGTTAGACTTACTGTAAATAACATAAAAGCAGCAGAGGCTATAAAAGAAATAAAAAAGAGTATCAGTATTCCAATAGTAGCGGACATACATTTTGACTATAAATTAGCTCTGCTTGCAATAGAAAATGGCATAGATAAATTAAGAATAAATCCCGGAAATATTGGTTCTGATGAAAATGTTGAAAAAGTTGTAAAAGCGGCTAAGGAAAAAAATATTCCCATCAGAATAGGAGTAAATTCAGGTTCTATAGAAAAAGAAATATTGGGGAAATACGGCAAACCTTGTGCAGATGCCTTAGTTGAAAGTGCTATGTATCATGTAAGACTTTTAGAAAAATTTAATTTTTTTGATATAGTTATATCTTTAAAATCGAGTAATGTAAAAATGATGATAGAGGCATATAGAAAGATTGCCAAATTAACTAACTATCCCCTACATCTGGGGGTAACGGAAGCCGGAACAAAGTTTCAAGGAACAGTGAAATCTGCAATAGGGATAGGTGCTCTACTTATAGATGGAATAGGAGATACCATAAGAGTTTCTTTAACTGAAAATCCCATTGAAGAAATAAAGGTGGCTAAAGAAATTTTAAAAGTTTTGGATTTGACTAATGAAGGTGTAGAAATAATTTCATGTCCCACTTGTGGAAGAACAGAAATTGATTTGATAGCTCTGGCTAAAGAAGTTGAAAGAGAATTTGAAAATGAAAAGAAAAAATTTTCTGTTGCTGTTATGGGTTGTGTGGTTAATGGTCCAGGAGAAGCTAAGGAAGCTGACTATGGCATAGCTGCCGGTCGTGGGACAGGAATACTTTTTAAAAAAGGTGAGGTAATAAAAAAAGTAGCAGAAAAAGATCTTTTAGAGGAATTAAAAAAACTTATTAGAGAAGATGTTTATTTGTAA